The Heptranchias perlo isolate sHepPer1 unplaced genomic scaffold, sHepPer1.hap1 HAP1_SCAFFOLD_50, whole genome shotgun sequence genome contains a region encoding:
- the LOC137314001 gene encoding probable G-protein coupled receptor 139: protein MGYSGIDQIMLIYYPVLAAIGVPVNLVAIVILSRGKCGLSKCISRYLVGMAVADLLVVITDPILNSINVMYLPVSFLDITPVCSFIYFLGFATTVVSVWLTVAFTFDRFVAICCEKLKTKYCTERTAAVVLGTVSVLGCLESVPTYFIYEPKFIIDKVPWLCVGKLSFRTSPAWAAFDMVHLILTPCVPFGLILLFNVLTVRRILISNRVRRGLRGRSNGEDQSDPEMENRKKSIILLFSISGSFILLWLTQVVFYIYLRIVDFRPFYSPSDPNFIINDTGKMLQLLSSCTNTCIYVLTQTKFREELKDAVKYPLNLIVKLVKS from the coding sequence ttaacttggtggcgattgtgatcctgtcccgaggaaagtgcggtctctccaaatgtatcagtcgctatctggtgggaatggcagtggccgatcttctggtggttatcactgatccgatattgaactCGATTAATGTGATGTATCTCCcagtgtcattcctggacattactcccgtttGTAGTTTTATTTACTTCTTGGGTTTTGCAACCACGGTGGTTTCCGTCTggctcacggtcgctttcacctttgatcgatttgtggccatttgttgtgagaagctgaaaacaaaatattgcaccgagagaacggcggctgtggttctgggaacagtgagtgtgctgggctgtttggagagtgtccccacgtactttatatatgaacctaAATTTATAATTGATAAAGTTCCCTGGTTGTGTGTGGGTAaactgagcttccgtacttctcccgcatgggccgcatttgacatggtgcacctcattttaaccccttgtgtcccgttcggtctgattttgctgttcaatgttctcacggtcaggcgtattttaatatccaatcgagtccgcaggggactcaggggccgcagcaatggagaggatcagagtgatccagagatggagaaccgaaagaaatccatcattttactcttcagcatatcgggcagttttatactgttgtggctgacacaggttgtattttataTTTATCTGCGAATTGTGGACTTTAGGCCTTTTTACTCCCCCTCTGACCCTAATTTTATCATAAATGATACaggaaagatgctgcagcttctcagttcctgcacaaacacatgtatttatgtcctgacccagactaaattcagagaggagctgaaggacgcggtgaaatacccattgaatctaattgttaaattagtgaaatcatag